TGCTAAGGGCCCAGGGGAAGTGCTCCTCTACTACCTTAACCGTGCCCTCAGCCCAAGGCTCGCCCAAGTCGCAGACGCTGAAGACTATGTGGCGCGCCCCTTCAGACGCAGCTCTAGCCACTACTTCCTCCACTGAGCGGCGGTCGTCGGTTATCCCGGGGAGCAGGGGGTCCATCCTAACTACCACGTAGAGGCCCCGGTCAGCCGCCCTCCTAACAGCCTTAAACTGCTCCTCAACGCGAGAGCCCCTGGGCGAGAACACCCGCCTCACCTCCTCGTCGACGGACAGTATAGTGAACTGGGCGAAGCTGTGCGGGTTCTCAGCCATTCGGTCGAGGAGCCTGGCGGGGACGTTGGCGCCTACCTTAGTTATAAACTCCACTGGGAGCCCTCTATCTAGGAAGACGTAGGCTGTTAGCTCACTAAGCCTATACTTGTTCTCGATAGGGTACTGGAAGGGGTCTGTGATAGGGCTTAGGTAGGCACAGCTAGCTACGTAGAGCCCGTCGAGCTCCTGAGCGCACTTAGCGCTAAACCCCTCAAACACCGTAACGACTCCTGTGCGGTGCCAGAGCTCGAAGTATCCCTTGAAGCCCCTTGAGTAGCACATGGGGCAGTTCACCGTGCAGCCGTTGTACGGGTTAAGCAGGATGCGCTCAGCTGAGCACTCCCTCCTACCTCGGTCTTGATACCCATAGAGCCAGCCGTGAACCACCTCTTTACGGGTGGGGACGACTATGTGAGGGTAGGGGCTCTCGATCACCTTAAACCTACGCCGGCCTACCTCTACCTCCAAGGCCGCTCGTGAAAGCGAGAAGGGTATAGAAAAGGTTTAAGAGGGGCGGGGGGCGGAGCTGAGCGAGCGCGATGTGTGAGTTCAAGGTCTACTTGGGCGAGGAGGAGGTAATGGGGGACGTAGTATACGCAGAGGAGCGCGAGGGCAGCGTACTGCTGAGGACCATCCTAGGGGAGGAGAAGGTCCTTAAGGGCTGTAGGATACTTCAAGTAGACGTGAGGAGAGAGGTACTAAGGCTAGCTAGGGGCTAGCTCCACTCCAGCTCAACTGCCGCGGGCGAGGGGCTCAGCTTAACTTATTTCTCCTAGCTGGCAGCACTCTTCACAGGTGCTCGGATTGAGGATAGTCTTCCACGAGAAGTTCTACGAGG
The nucleotide sequence above comes from Candidatus Nezhaarchaeota archaeon. Encoded proteins:
- a CDS encoding CooT family nickel-binding protein; amino-acid sequence: MCEFKVYLGEEEVMGDVVYAEEREGSVLLRTILGEEKVLKGCRILQVDVRREVLRLARG